A DNA window from Caulobacter mirabilis contains the following coding sequences:
- a CDS encoding ABC transporter ATP-binding protein, with product MSDTQRAPTAAALSAVEVAYPRGPALGPFDLSLAAGEIVALVGPSGCGKSTALRLLAGLEQPTRGTVQRDAGKGETSLVFQAPTLAPWLDAAANVALPLELAGVSRGEARDRAVAALDRVGLKGSAATRPAQLSGGMAMRVSLARALVTRPRLLLLDEPFAALDEITRRTLADDVLDLWSELRPAILFVTHNVEEAVYMASRVVVMTAGPGRLAGEVAIDGPLPRPAGFRVAEGFRQAAETVSGLLARGMEKTA from the coding sequence ATGAGCGACACGCAACGCGCGCCCACTGCCGCCGCCCTCTCCGCCGTCGAGGTCGCCTACCCTCGCGGCCCGGCGCTCGGGCCGTTCGACCTGAGCCTCGCCGCCGGGGAGATCGTCGCCCTGGTCGGGCCCTCCGGCTGCGGCAAGTCGACGGCGCTGCGGCTGCTGGCCGGACTGGAACAGCCCACACGCGGGACCGTCCAGCGGGACGCCGGCAAGGGCGAGACCTCGCTGGTGTTCCAGGCGCCGACCCTGGCGCCCTGGCTGGACGCCGCCGCCAACGTCGCCCTGCCGCTGGAGCTGGCCGGCGTCAGCCGAGGCGAGGCCCGCGACCGCGCTGTCGCCGCCCTGGACCGGGTCGGGCTGAAGGGCTCGGCCGCAACGCGGCCGGCCCAGCTCAGCGGCGGCATGGCGATGCGGGTGTCGCTGGCCAGGGCCTTGGTCACCCGGCCCCGGCTGCTGCTGCTGGACGAGCCTTTTGCCGCCCTGGACGAGATCACCCGCCGCACCCTGGCCGACGACGTCCTGGACCTGTGGTCGGAGCTCAGGCCCGCCATCCTGTTCGTGACCCACAATGTCGAGGAGGCCGTCTACATGGCTTCGCGCGTCGTGGTCATGACCGCCGGCCCCGGGCGGCTGGCCGGCGAGGTCGCCATCGACGGCCCCCTGCCCCGGCCCGCCGGCTTTCGGGTCGCCGAGGGTTTCCGCCAAGCCGCCGAGACGGTGTCCGGCCTGCTGGCGCGCGGCATGGAGAAGACCGCGTGA
- a CDS encoding ABC transporter permease, producing MKTVAAIATPIIFIAILLAIWEIGCRAANLPAYLLPPPSAIGKVLVESWPLLLSSAWNTLLTALVALLVASLVASSLALLTALSPVIERAVQPLAVTLQVTPVIAIAPFLVIWAGLEHPERAVVVAAAVAAFFPIYSGVATGLKSADPDLERLFRLYGATRLQTLWRLRLPAATPFVLEGHKVGGGLAVIGAVMGEFVAGSGGSQGLAWRILEATNRLQTAKAFAALFVLALMGAGLYALLQLLEKRALVWWRGR from the coding sequence GTGAAAACCGTCGCCGCCATCGCTACGCCCATCATCTTCATCGCCATCCTGCTGGCGATCTGGGAAATCGGCTGCCGGGCCGCGAACCTGCCCGCCTATCTGCTGCCGCCGCCCTCGGCGATCGGGAAGGTGCTGGTCGAGAGCTGGCCGCTGCTGCTGTCGTCGGCCTGGAACACCCTGCTGACCGCATTGGTCGCCCTGCTGGTCGCCAGCCTCGTCGCCTCGTCCCTGGCCCTGCTGACCGCCCTCAGTCCGGTGATCGAACGCGCGGTTCAGCCGCTGGCCGTGACGCTGCAGGTGACGCCGGTCATCGCCATCGCCCCCTTCCTGGTCATCTGGGCCGGCTTGGAGCATCCCGAGCGCGCGGTCGTGGTCGCCGCCGCCGTAGCCGCCTTCTTCCCGATCTATTCCGGCGTCGCCACCGGCCTGAAGTCCGCGGATCCGGACCTGGAGCGGCTGTTCCGGCTCTACGGCGCCACGCGTCTCCAGACCCTGTGGCGGCTGCGGCTGCCCGCGGCGACGCCGTTCGTTCTGGAGGGCCACAAGGTCGGCGGCGGCCTGGCGGTGATAGGGGCGGTGATGGGCGAGTTCGTCGCCGGCTCGGGCGGCTCCCAGGGCCTCGCCTGGCGCATCCTGGAGGCGACCAACAGGCTGCAGACGGCCAAGGCCTTCGCCGCTCTGTTCGTCCTGGCCCTGATGGGCGCCGGTCTCTATGCCCTGCTGCAGCTGCTGGAGAAGCGGGCGCTGGTCTGGTGGCGCGGCCGTTAG
- a CDS encoding DUF2336 domain-containing protein, whose protein sequence is MSAPTSRLHDLISLAAETSSERRRELLRGVTDMFFAGETHAAGEMALFDAVLSQLAGEMEVAVRAELAERMAQGGGAAPTNLMRNLAVDDIEVARPVLEQSGALSDEDLMRVARTKGQEHLRAISQRPTLSAAVSDAIVERGDDDTLGVLLRNEGAALSRRAQERAVDRAAHNPDLHEAVVSRDSLPIDLLNEMYFVVEARLRDHILTRNAEVNPAELEAALSAGRKRVALGDGALPADYAEAEKTVRGLIARNDVGPRTLAAMLRNRETTKFLIALAELADIDFHTARRILERKELDALAIVCKAADFDRALFLTFTVLILNRDDAAMTRAKAYGDLYNDLPREAALRTIRFWRMRRTTGDVAAA, encoded by the coding sequence GTGAGCGCGCCCACGAGCCGCCTCCACGACCTCATCAGCCTCGCCGCAGAAACCTCCAGCGAACGGCGGCGCGAACTGCTGCGCGGCGTGACCGACATGTTCTTCGCCGGCGAGACCCACGCCGCCGGCGAGATGGCGCTGTTCGACGCCGTCCTCAGCCAGCTGGCCGGGGAGATGGAGGTCGCCGTCCGCGCCGAACTGGCCGAGCGCATGGCCCAGGGGGGCGGCGCCGCGCCGACCAACCTGATGCGCAACCTGGCCGTCGACGACATCGAGGTGGCCCGCCCGGTGCTGGAGCAGTCCGGCGCCCTCAGCGACGAGGATCTGATGCGGGTGGCCCGGACCAAGGGCCAGGAGCATCTGCGCGCCATCTCCCAGCGCCCGACGCTGTCGGCGGCGGTGTCCGACGCCATCGTCGAACGCGGCGACGACGACACCCTGGGCGTCCTGCTGCGCAACGAGGGGGCCGCCCTCTCCCGCCGGGCGCAGGAACGCGCGGTCGACCGCGCCGCCCACAATCCCGACCTGCACGAGGCCGTGGTCAGCCGCGACAGCCTGCCGATCGACCTCCTGAACGAGATGTATTTCGTGGTCGAGGCCCGGTTGCGCGACCACATCCTCACCCGCAACGCCGAGGTCAATCCGGCGGAGCTGGAGGCGGCTCTGTCCGCCGGCCGCAAGCGCGTGGCCCTGGGCGACGGCGCCCTGCCCGCCGACTACGCGGAGGCCGAGAAGACCGTGCGCGGCCTGATCGCCCGCAACGACGTCGGCCCGCGCACCCTGGCGGCGATGCTGCGCAATCGCGAGACCACCAAGTTCCTGATCGCCCTGGCCGAACTGGCGGACATCGACTTCCACACCGCCCGCCGGATCCTGGAGCGGAAGGAGCTCGACGCCCTGGCCATCGTCTGCAAGGCCGCCGACTTCGACCGGGCCCTGTTCTTGACCTTCACCGTCCTGATCCTGAACCGCGACGATGCGGCCATGACCCGGGCGAAGGCCTACGGCGATCTCTACAACGACCTGCCGCGCGAAGCGGCCCTGCGCACGATCCGCTTCTGGCGGATGCGCCGCACCACCGGCGACGTCGCGGCCGCGTAG
- the putA gene encoding bifunctional proline dehydrogenase/L-glutamate gamma-semialdehyde dehydrogenase PutA, translating to MPSAKARPSAHLPAASAALAALRAAIAPLYRAPEAERLAALVPDARLDAAGRARVEVQAKALLADLRKAGSEGWVEQFLQEYSLTTEEGVALLSLAEAYLRVPDTITAAELVRDKLGRADWKAHKGASDSVLVNSATLGLILARSLMDEEAGTLKKLVARLGEPAILKAVATAMQMMGEAFVLGRDIEEALKRADRGGSAAFRHSFDMLGEAAKTAADADRYLQAYVDAIEVIGKSEGGKGEMHARDSISVKLSAIHPRYETGQDYRCVPELIERTLRLARLAKLHGIGLTIDAEEAERLEMSLDIIAAVAADPDLAGWDGLGMAVQAYQRRAPAVVAWVNQLGLDTGRRITVRLVKGAYWDTEIKRAQERGQPSYPLFTRKPATDVSYLACAKAMLASPGIYPAFATHNALTVATILDWAGDRRDFEFQRLHGMGAGLYERIIAEKGVSARVYAPVGGYRDLLAYLVRRLLENGANTSFVHQIADDSISDDELLADPVAIVEAAGLQPHSRIPTPMDLYAPERRNSAGLDLTDRAFVDGLVADMAKVWAKSHAAAPLIGGKTVNGAAEPVVDPADTSRTVGTVVEASVADVQRAIGLAAAAQHGWSLRPVEERAAVLETMADLMERDRVELMALAIREAGKSIPDALAEVREAVDFCRYYAVRARETFAPVPLPGPTGERNELTLAGRGVFAAISPWNFPLAIFLGQVAAALVAGNSVVAKPAPQTPLIAFAAAKLLLEAGVPGDVFHLVPGGPAAGQALTEDIRTHGVVFTGSTATARRIAKTLLEDERRPLVPLIAETGGLNAMIVDSTALPEQVVNDVIISAFQSAGQRCSALRLLCLQEDIADKVLEMLQGAMAELTLGDPGKIETDIGPVIDEAARDNLNGHIEANRSKVLHQLALPAGTEKGTFVAPTVIGLDRVEDLTREWFGPVLHVVTWKAGELDKLVARINASGYGLTMGLHSRIGEAAETVRANAKVGNLYVNRSMIGAVVGVQPFGGEGLSGTGPKAGGPHYLARFAVERTLSVDTTSAGGNATLLSLED from the coding sequence ATGCCGTCCGCCAAGGCTCGTCCGTCGGCCCATCTTCCCGCCGCCTCTGCCGCGCTGGCCGCCCTCCGCGCCGCGATCGCGCCGCTGTACCGCGCGCCCGAGGCCGAGCGGCTGGCCGCCCTGGTTCCCGACGCCCGGCTGGACGCCGCGGGCCGCGCCCGGGTCGAGGTCCAGGCCAAGGCCCTGCTGGCCGACCTGCGCAAGGCCGGGTCCGAGGGCTGGGTCGAGCAGTTCCTGCAGGAATACAGCCTGACGACGGAAGAGGGCGTGGCCCTGCTGTCGCTGGCAGAAGCCTACCTGCGGGTGCCGGACACGATCACCGCCGCCGAGCTGGTCCGCGACAAGCTGGGGCGGGCCGACTGGAAGGCGCACAAGGGCGCCTCGGACTCGGTGCTGGTCAACTCGGCGACGCTCGGCCTGATCCTGGCGCGCAGCCTGATGGACGAGGAAGCCGGCACGCTGAAGAAGCTGGTCGCCCGCCTGGGCGAGCCGGCGATCCTGAAGGCCGTGGCCACCGCCATGCAGATGATGGGCGAGGCCTTCGTCCTGGGCCGCGACATCGAGGAGGCCCTGAAGCGCGCCGACCGCGGCGGCTCGGCGGCCTTCCGGCACAGTTTCGACATGCTGGGCGAGGCGGCCAAGACGGCGGCCGACGCCGACCGCTACCTGCAGGCCTACGTCGACGCCATCGAGGTCATCGGCAAGTCCGAGGGCGGGAAGGGCGAGATGCACGCCCGCGACAGCATCTCGGTGAAGCTGTCGGCCATCCACCCGCGCTACGAGACCGGCCAGGACTACCGCTGTGTTCCCGAGCTGATCGAGCGGACCCTGCGCCTGGCGCGGCTGGCCAAGCTGCACGGCATCGGCCTGACCATCGACGCCGAGGAGGCCGAGCGGCTGGAGATGAGCCTCGACATCATCGCCGCCGTCGCCGCCGATCCGGACTTGGCCGGCTGGGACGGGCTGGGCATGGCGGTGCAGGCCTACCAGCGCCGCGCGCCGGCCGTGGTCGCCTGGGTCAACCAGCTGGGCCTCGACACCGGCCGCCGGATCACCGTGCGTCTGGTCAAGGGCGCCTACTGGGACACCGAGATCAAGCGGGCCCAGGAGCGCGGCCAGCCGAGCTATCCGCTGTTCACCCGCAAGCCGGCGACCGACGTGTCCTACCTCGCCTGCGCCAAGGCGATGCTGGCCTCGCCGGGCATCTATCCGGCCTTCGCCACCCACAACGCCCTGACCGTGGCGACCATCCTCGACTGGGCCGGCGACCGCCGCGACTTCGAGTTCCAGCGCCTGCACGGCATGGGCGCGGGCCTCTATGAGCGGATCATCGCCGAGAAGGGCGTGTCGGCCCGGGTCTACGCCCCGGTCGGCGGCTATCGCGACCTGCTCGCCTACCTGGTCCGTCGCCTGCTCGAGAACGGCGCCAACACCAGCTTCGTCCACCAGATCGCCGACGACAGCATCTCCGACGACGAGCTGCTCGCCGACCCCGTCGCCATCGTCGAGGCCGCCGGCCTCCAACCGCACAGCCGGATCCCCACGCCCATGGACCTCTACGCCCCCGAACGCCGCAACTCCGCCGGCCTGGACCTGACCGACCGCGCCTTCGTCGACGGGCTGGTCGCCGACATGGCCAAGGTCTGGGCCAAGAGCCACGCCGCCGCCCCGCTGATCGGCGGCAAGACCGTCAACGGCGCCGCCGAGCCGGTGGTCGATCCGGCCGACACCTCGCGGACGGTGGGCACGGTGGTCGAGGCCTCGGTCGCCGACGTCCAGCGCGCCATCGGCCTGGCCGCCGCCGCCCAGCACGGCTGGTCGCTGCGCCCGGTCGAGGAGCGCGCCGCCGTCCTGGAGACGATGGCCGACCTGATGGAGCGCGACCGGGTCGAACTGATGGCCCTGGCCATCCGCGAGGCGGGCAAGTCGATCCCCGACGCCCTGGCCGAGGTGCGCGAGGCGGTCGACTTCTGCCGCTACTACGCGGTGCGGGCGCGCGAGACCTTCGCGCCGGTCCCGCTGCCGGGCCCGACGGGCGAGCGCAACGAGCTGACCCTGGCCGGCCGGGGCGTGTTCGCCGCGATCAGCCCGTGGAACTTCCCGCTGGCCATCTTCCTGGGCCAGGTCGCCGCCGCCCTGGTCGCCGGCAACAGCGTCGTGGCCAAGCCGGCGCCGCAGACCCCGCTGATCGCCTTCGCGGCCGCCAAGCTGCTGCTCGAAGCCGGCGTGCCGGGCGATGTCTTCCACCTGGTCCCGGGCGGTCCGGCCGCCGGCCAGGCCCTGACCGAGGACATTCGCACCCACGGCGTGGTGTTCACCGGCTCGACCGCCACCGCCCGCCGCATCGCCAAGACCCTGCTGGAGGACGAGCGTCGTCCGCTGGTCCCGCTGATCGCCGAGACCGGCGGCCTGAACGCCATGATCGTCGACTCCACCGCCCTGCCGGAGCAGGTCGTCAACGACGTGATCATCTCGGCCTTCCAGAGCGCCGGCCAGCGCTGCTCGGCCCTGCGTCTGCTGTGCCTGCAGGAGGACATCGCCGACAAGGTGCTGGAGATGCTGCAGGGCGCCATGGCCGAGCTGACCCTGGGCGATCCCGGCAAGATCGAGACTGACATCGGCCCGGTGATCGACGAGGCCGCCCGCGACAACCTGAACGGCCACATCGAGGCCAACCGGTCGAAGGTCCTGCACCAGTTGGCCCTGCCGGCCGGGACGGAGAAGGGGACCTTCGTCGCCCCGACCGTCATCGGCCTGGACAGGGTCGAGGACCTGACCCGCGAATGGTTCGGCCCGGTGCTGCACGTGGTCACCTGGAAGGCCGGCGAGCTGGACAAGCTGGTCGCGCGGATCAACGCCTCAGGCTACGGCCTGACCATGGGCCTGCACAGCCGGATCGGCGAGGCCGCCGAGACCGTCCGCGCCAACGCCAAGGTCGGCAACCTGTACGTCAACCGCTCGATGATCGGCGCGGTCGTGGGCGTTCAGCCGTTCGGCGGCGAAGGCCTCAGCGGCACCGGCCCCAAGGCCGGCGGCCCGCACTACCTGGCCCGGTTCGCGGTCGAGCGGACCCTGTCGGTCGACACCACCTCGGCCGGCGGCAACGCCACCCTCCTGAGCCTCGAAGACTAA
- a CDS encoding Lrp/AsnC ligand binding domain-containing protein, whose amino-acid sequence MLDDIDRRMLRVLQQDGRITNQDLAAAVGLSPAASHDRFRRLRERGYITGFAALLDPEKIDRALLIFVEIQLDRTTADTFERFAATVKRTPEIQECHMVAGGFDYLIKARVSDMAAYRAFLGETLVNLPGVRETRTYAVLEEVKNTVVLGV is encoded by the coding sequence ATGCTCGACGACATCGACCGGCGCATGCTGCGCGTGCTGCAGCAGGACGGCCGGATCACCAACCAGGACCTGGCCGCCGCGGTGGGCCTCTCCCCCGCCGCCAGCCACGATCGGTTCCGGCGCCTGCGCGAGCGCGGCTACATCACCGGCTTCGCCGCCCTGCTGGACCCGGAGAAGATCGACCGGGCGCTGCTGATCTTCGTCGAGATCCAGCTCGACCGCACAACGGCCGACACCTTCGAAAGGTTCGCCGCCACGGTGAAGCGGACCCCGGAGATTCAGGAATGCCACATGGTGGCGGGCGGCTTCGACTACCTGATCAAGGCGCGGGTATCGGACATGGCCGCCTACCGGGCGTTCCTAGGGGAGACCCTGGTGAACCTCCCGGGCGTGCGCGAGACGCGGACCTACGCGGTGCTGGAGGAGGTGAAGAATACGGTGGTGCTGGGGGTGTAG
- a CDS encoding DUF4760 domain-containing protein has protein sequence MTEELNAALVGGFIGVVSAAAIGFFTFRAHAAETRWATTMSFFNEFNGPALVTARNDARDYLKTRMLLSFAELGEAPRPSGEDPRHAHRSVIRFYERLAVMLRCHRLCDQVVLDLFGSIFAWWWKFCLEDQLGRTDWQAASELDDLAEWMRRRASLDGRTPDWERWCARGAKERASFLAGFEQLTVADQREAEAAYRRAASKSTVPIGIVITATYTPSTTVFFTSSSTA, from the coding sequence ATGACTGAAGAACTCAATGCGGCGTTGGTCGGAGGTTTCATCGGCGTCGTCAGCGCGGCCGCGATAGGCTTTTTCACCTTCAGGGCGCATGCGGCCGAGACACGCTGGGCGACCACGATGTCCTTCTTCAACGAGTTCAACGGCCCGGCGCTGGTCACCGCGCGGAACGATGCGCGGGACTATCTGAAGACGCGGATGCTGCTGAGCTTCGCCGAACTGGGAGAGGCGCCTCGACCGTCCGGGGAAGATCCGCGCCACGCGCATCGATCGGTCATCAGGTTCTACGAGAGATTGGCCGTAATGCTCAGGTGTCATCGGCTATGCGATCAGGTCGTGCTTGATCTGTTTGGCAGCATCTTCGCCTGGTGGTGGAAGTTCTGCTTGGAGGACCAGCTTGGCAGGACGGACTGGCAGGCGGCATCCGAACTAGACGACCTGGCCGAATGGATGAGGCGGCGTGCGTCTCTCGATGGCCGCACCCCTGACTGGGAACGATGGTGCGCCCGCGGCGCCAAGGAACGAGCGAGCTTTCTCGCAGGTTTCGAGCAGCTGACTGTCGCCGACCAGCGAGAAGCCGAGGCGGCCTACCGGCGCGCCGCTTCCAAGTCGACGGTTCCGATCGGCATCGTCATCACGGCGACCTACACCCCCAGCACCACCGTATTCTTCACCTCCTCCAGCACCGCGTAG
- a CDS encoding TetR/AcrR family transcriptional regulator, whose amino-acid sequence MRQPLRATPRQRQEEGRARVLEAALELFETKGVAGLSIRAIAARAGIPTMTLYGYFPGKTAIIRALWSQAFDPLTAEMDAAVASEADPKERLRKVANALVGYWLRFPDRYRMVFMIEDRREHEDDPWFIEETDVVASYARFAPLIAAARGDPGGDYLREGEALLCALNGIVHMLVTVSEYRWADSETYVDLIVRGFVD is encoded by the coding sequence ATGCGCCAGCCGCTCCGCGCGACCCCACGCCAACGCCAGGAAGAGGGGCGGGCGCGCGTCCTGGAGGCTGCGCTCGAACTCTTTGAAACCAAGGGAGTGGCCGGACTCAGCATCCGGGCGATCGCTGCCCGCGCCGGCATTCCGACCATGACCCTCTACGGCTATTTCCCGGGCAAGACAGCCATCATTCGTGCGCTTTGGTCGCAGGCCTTCGATCCGCTGACCGCGGAGATGGACGCCGCGGTCGCCAGTGAGGCCGACCCGAAGGAACGGCTCAGGAAGGTCGCGAACGCCCTGGTCGGGTACTGGCTGAGGTTCCCGGACCGCTACCGGATGGTGTTCATGATCGAGGACCGGCGGGAGCACGAGGACGATCCCTGGTTCATCGAGGAAACCGACGTCGTCGCGTCCTACGCCCGCTTCGCGCCGCTGATCGCCGCGGCCCGGGGCGATCCCGGCGGCGACTACCTTCGGGAAGGCGAAGCGCTGCTGTGCGCGCTGAACGGGATCGTCCATATGCTCGTGACCGTCAGCGAGTACCGCTGGGCGGACAGCGAGACCTATGTCGACCTGATCGTGCGGGGGTTCGTCGACTGA
- a CDS encoding flavin monoamine oxidase family protein, whose product MRNRQRQSSREASLSRRAALGMAAAGAAGLTTLPAVSQAAATGARTVDVVIVGAGFAGLTAARQLRAAGRSVVVLEADDRVGGRTKAGTVAGETVDLGGQWVGPAQTRLLALAKEFGVATYPQYDKGQNLIDIAGHRAAYEGETPALDPAAMGEFAEVIGKIETLSAATSMPRPWEGAAAAEQDAQTIESWLLLNAKSPAVRSAIRLLVRAVFSAETSQISLLYFLAYASAGGGFSALIATRGGAQDSLFDGGVWQLAARMAKDLGAAVVLNAKVESIAQDGTGVTVTTNTGAWRGRYGVVTAPPALASRIDYTPALPARRDGLTQRMPLGCVIKTHIAYSRPFWREQGLTGLVLSDRTEFGPWFDHSPRHGTTGSLVGFFDGGPAQRWADQPPEARRDRVLKDIAQYFGDAALSPIDYVEEVWTRTPLHRGGYVSVPGPGVLTAFGPALLEPVGRIHWAGTETAEAWAGYIDGAVRSGERVAEVVGALL is encoded by the coding sequence ATGAGGAACCGTCAAAGACAATCGAGCCGGGAAGCCAGCCTTTCCCGCAGAGCAGCGCTGGGCATGGCGGCGGCGGGGGCCGCCGGCCTGACCACCCTGCCAGCGGTCTCCCAGGCCGCCGCAACCGGAGCCAGGACCGTCGACGTCGTCATCGTCGGCGCCGGTTTCGCGGGCCTGACCGCCGCCCGCCAGCTGCGCGCCGCCGGGCGCAGCGTCGTGGTCCTGGAGGCGGACGACCGCGTGGGCGGACGCACCAAGGCCGGGACGGTCGCCGGCGAGACCGTCGACCTTGGCGGCCAATGGGTCGGCCCGGCCCAGACCCGCCTCCTGGCCCTGGCCAAGGAGTTCGGCGTGGCGACCTATCCGCAGTACGACAAGGGCCAGAACCTTATCGACATCGCCGGCCATCGCGCCGCCTACGAGGGCGAGACGCCGGCCCTCGATCCCGCCGCCATGGGCGAGTTCGCCGAGGTGATCGGCAAGATCGAGACCCTGTCCGCCGCCACCTCGATGCCGCGCCCGTGGGAGGGGGCGGCGGCGGCCGAGCAGGACGCCCAGACCATCGAGAGCTGGCTGCTGCTCAACGCCAAGTCCCCGGCCGTGCGGTCGGCGATCCGGCTGCTCGTCCGGGCGGTCTTCTCCGCGGAGACCAGCCAGATCTCCCTCCTCTACTTCCTCGCCTACGCTTCGGCCGGCGGCGGGTTCAGCGCCCTCATCGCCACGCGCGGCGGGGCCCAGGACTCCCTGTTCGACGGCGGCGTCTGGCAGCTGGCGGCCCGAATGGCGAAGGATCTCGGCGCGGCCGTGGTCCTGAACGCCAAGGTCGAGTCGATCGCCCAGGACGGAACCGGCGTCACCGTCACCACGAACACAGGCGCCTGGCGAGGCCGCTATGGGGTGGTCACCGCGCCCCCCGCCCTCGCCTCGCGCATCGACTACACGCCCGCCCTGCCGGCCCGGCGCGACGGCCTCACCCAGCGCATGCCCCTGGGCTGCGTGATCAAGACCCACATCGCCTATTCGCGCCCGTTCTGGCGTGAGCAGGGCCTGACCGGATTGGTGCTGTCCGACCGGACCGAGTTCGGCCCCTGGTTCGACCACTCCCCCCGTCACGGGACGACCGGCTCGCTGGTCGGATTCTTCGACGGCGGCCCGGCGCAGCGCTGGGCGGACCAGCCGCCGGAAGCGCGGCGCGACCGGGTCCTGAAGGACATCGCCCAGTACTTCGGCGACGCCGCGCTGTCGCCCATCGACTACGTCGAGGAGGTCTGGACCCGGACTCCGCTGCATCGCGGCGGCTATGTCTCCGTACCAGGCCCCGGCGTCCTGACCGCCTTCGGCCCCGCGCTGTTGGAGCCGGTCGGCCGCATCCACTGGGCCGGAACCGAGACCGCCGAGGCCTGGGCCGGCTACATCGACGGCGCGGTCCGTTCGGGCGAACGGGTCGCCGAGGTGGTGGGGGCGTTGCTCTGA